The stretch of DNA TTTATGACCAGAAATAGGAATGCCATTTGACAAGGAAAACAGCTTTATTTTGATGGTAGTAAAAAGCCGCTGTTACAAACACTATTCTTACAAGAATAGCTCAGAAATCAATGAAATTAAGAATGGATCAAGCAGTGCATGAcgaggtgggtggggggtgggagagaatggATAAGAAAGATGCCATTCTTAAGATTCTTTGACTATCCAAGTGCCCTGTTCACTGATACGCACTACgttaagcaataataataaaattacaatttGCCAATAAAATAGGCATGCCTTTCAGGGCATCACATCTTGACAAAGATTGAACACATTCAACATACCTTTTGAGAAGCTTCTTTTGAAACCACGTCGTACTTCTCTTTAAAGATGTAATTCTTTTTATCCAAAGGAGCAGAATCTTCTCCTGTACATTTTGCGTCACTTCTTCGATAAAGAGGATAATGCTGAAACGGATTAAAGCCAAGAAGCAAACAGCACATTAACAAGACCATAATGCATTTATGCTAAATAAAAGTGCAAAAGTGACCCATTTCCCAACACAAACACACCTGTAATAGAATTGGAGCTGAAGATGGGAGCTTGTCTACATCGCTGCACCTTTTTCTGGACTGACTTGGTTCCTGTCAACAAAAACCAAGCAAGTGTTTTGTACACACTCCTATATTACACGATAGAGGAGCAAATGGAAGAAGGCTGTTTTCAGGAAAAATCATGAGAGATTAGTAGGTCCAGTCTATGGAAAGACAACTCTCCGCCTAGAAGCTCTAACACAAGATGTGCGGATGTATCAGAGATAAAAAAAATGGCTACTTGTACAAAACCCTAACCCACCCTGCAAGTGGACTATGACAGAATAACAACATACACACAACTACAATTGGGTTACAAATAGCAGAAAGCAGCACTTTAACAGCCTAAGGTTCAACAAGAAAGATAAAGTCTGCGCTAGTTTACTATTAAAAAGACCAAGCAAATTGGTCTGCTGAAAACTGAGAAACGGTTTATTAATAAGCCAGAAGACCCCAAGTTACGACAAGGGGAAAGCTACTGCAATCTCAATTCTCAATGATTGTAAATCAAGAAGTTGAATGGAACATAAAACTGCTAAAACAGAAAAATATTGAGTCTGCAAATAAAATTGGGAAGTTGCTGGCTTGGCAACTGAGGAAAAAACAAAGTCAAAATATAAGCGAAATTAAGGttgatgataaaataataatgacccaaaagaaataaggaaaaacttataaattttataaagaacTTTATAAggcaccaaaggaaaataaagagaaataaagagaaaatagagtttatttaaaaaaacataaatgaGATTTCACAAGAAAATAGGTCATAACTGGAAACACTGATTTCAACAGAGGAAATTACTGGTAGGTAATTAAACAAGGAgagaatgcttcagtttatgaacagacttccggaaccaattgtgttcataaaccaaggtaccacaaaGCCAGATACAATTACCTTTGCAACCATCACTATTTTCACATGCCCTAATTCAGTGACGGCATGCTGGCTCTTCTAATGCCATGCAGATAATTCACCCATGAATGtttttatattcattttaatagagggtggttgctgaacaactcaaggcatgcctggagtatgcggaccatttggatcccttccaatctggattcaggcctcatcatgggactgaaaccgccttggtcgcgctggttgatgatctctggcgggctagggacaaaggtgaaagttgtttcctagttctgctggatctctcagtggcctttgatatCATCgatcatgacatccttctggactgtctagaggagctggaagctgagggcactgttatacagtggttccactcctttctcctgggctgtgtccagaaagtggtgttgggggatgagtgttcagacccctgggctctcccccatgttttttaatatcgatatgaagccactgggagagaccATCAGGGGGTTTCAGCTGGGTGTtaatcagtatgcagatgatacccagctctacctctcttttaaatcagaaccagtgaaggcggtaaaggtcctgtgtgagtgcctggaggtggttggaagatggatggcagctaacagattgaggctgaatcctgacaagacagaagtactgttttgggggggatggggcaggtgggtgcgggggactccttggtcctgaatggggcaactgtgcccctgaaggagcaggtgcatagcctggaagtcattttggactcacagctgtccatggaggtgcaggtcaattctgtgtccagggcagctgtctaccagctccacctggtatgcaggctgaggcgctacctgcccacggactgtctcaccagagtggtgcatgctctagttatctcccgcttggactactgcaacacgctctacaaggggctacctttgaagatgacccggaaactgcaactaacccagaatgtggcagctagactggtgactgggagtggccgccgagaccatataacaccagtcctgaaagacctacactggctcccagtacatttctgagcacaattaaagtattggtgctgacctttaaagccctaaacggcctcggctcagtatacctgaaggatcgtctccacccccatcattcagcccggacactgaggtccagcgccgagggccttctggtggttccctcactgcgaggaggttacaggggaccaggcagagagccttctcaatagtggcgcccatcctgtggaacgccctcccatcagatgtcaaggaaataaacaactatccgacttttagaagacatctgaaggcagccctgttcagggaagttttaaatatttgaagttttattctgtttttaatgttctgttgaaagctgcccagagtggctggggaaacccagccagatgggcgaggtagaaATAATACCATATTTCTACCTCCATAGGACGCAACTGACCATAGGACGcgcctagtttttagagtaggggggaaaaaatgctttcttgaattgtcctaggcatagcagccaactcctagaggcctaggtgcctttgaccccccccccaaattaaatatttgaggaagcttattttgcaaagggggaaagctccatttttttgaggatcagctcaaagttgtgcagctttttttgcaaattggggaagccccgttttggggtgagggtcagctcacagttgtgcatattttttgcaaaggggggaaactccatttttgaggatcagctcaaagttgtggagcttaccttgcaaagggaaaaaaatcctgtttttatggggttcaactcacagttctgcagcttctctaggaaaggaaagggactcatttctacagtttccagacagataatctaatcagccagtcacatgttgctggggaaacaagcagcctccctctgcagacaacaattgaggcctgggcaaggggcctgagCGGGGCGgcaagggagctagctcccttatctccctccccgatctcttgcaatcagctgctgagcgggtcctttcaactctctctttccctcgttagcctttagctctttctaaaaaaaaaaagcatgatctgcctttcgcccctgggcaatttggctccagggaccacacattcgctccataagacacccagacatttcctctttttaggaagaaaaaagtgtgtcttatggagtgaaaaatacggtaatttgtttgtttgtttgtttgtttgtttgtttactattattatttaatggaGGAAGCACGTTTCCAAGCATTAAGAGAAACAGCACATCCTTCTATAAAGTAAGATGGCGGAGAGATGGAAGAACTCCATGCACACATTACAGCAACCGAACTTCTCAGTAATAATGTAACACATAAAAATAATGTATGCAAAAACAATGTATGCCAAGAAATCACAAACAGAAGTCAGTTTAGAAAGATTATTTTGAGCACCTCAATATACACCGATGAAGTTTCCCAGTGAGGTAATTCTATCCTTACCTGCAGTGAACAGTTGAGTTGATGGGAGAGTTCTGCAAGCTTTGCTTCTGCTGTTCTACAGATAATGCAGCCATCACCCTCAAGAGCAACACTGTTCACCATAACAAAGCTACAAGTACAAGAGAAGAAATAATGACATTGATGTGCAGTATGTCTGCAGTAAGAAGCGGCTCCATGCTCAAAATCAGGAAAACTCAACAAGGTAGACATCCTGCATCAAATCCAGAGAGTGCTGTTTGGTACATGCTCCAGCTGCAGTGCAGTGTTTTCTCAAACCATTGCCCTAAATTCAGCCACTCTGAAGATCCAAAAGGCGTAGTATTCTAGCATTCCTAATAGAAAATATTCAGGGTTCTTCtttatattatacttcaatattttttttaatttcttcaaagATCTGGTTCCAATAGGGTTTAATCTTTTCGCATTGCCACCACACGTGTACAAAGGTCCGTGTTTCTTTTTGGCACCTCCAGCATAAATTATattttgtcttatacattttgtgtaatttaaCCGGTGTCATGTACCTATAAAACATTTTGATCATATTTTTCCTAATTCCTTTGGAGGCTGTAAATTTCTATGAAATTTTgcataatttttcccattgttCTAATTGGATCACTTTCCCCAAATCGgatgcccatttaatcatcgTATCCTTTGTTAATTCATTTTTGGTCTCCCATTTGAGTAGtacattatacattttggaaatatttttattattattttgcagcagGTGTTCTTCTAACAGCGAGGGTTCATCCATAAATCCTTTTTGTAAtttatctttattaaatttgctaTTTATTTGATGGAATTGAATCCAACCCGTCAAAAGATGTTTTATCTCCTCATATTCTTTTAGCTtaagcttcccttccttttcttctattagatctttatattttccccactttCCATCCGAATTCAACTTCTTCACTGTTAATATTTCAACGGGTGACAGCCATCTGGGGGTTTTGGGGTCTAGCAGCCTTTTATGTTTCTCCCgtatttttaataaagatttatttatgaCATGATTGTTGAACCCCTTATTTACTTTAACTTTGTCTTCCCCCAAGTAGGCATGCCAGCCGAATTTATTCTGATATCCCTCCAGGTCTAATTATTTGTGATTATCTAACGTAATCCACTCTTTTAACCACATGAAACCCACCGCATCATGGTATAAATTTAAATCTGGCAGTGCCAGTCCTACCCTGCTTTTTATATCAATCATTAACTTATATTTGATTTTTGCAGATTTATGATTCCAGATGAAATTGGTAATAGCTTTTTTCCATTGCTTAAGGAGGTCAGTTTTGGGTCCTAAAATTGGGAGCATCTGGAACAAGAACAACATTTTAGGTAAAACATTCATCTTAATACGCGCAATCCTGCCTAAGATTGATAGCTTTAATCTGTTCCACACCTCTAGatctttttttgtttatttccatattttaatataattacccttaaacaaattattattatttgtaatccaaatgcccaaatattttgttttattcactATCTTTAACCCCACTTCTTTTTGTAAATGCTCAATTTCATCCTTTGACAATTTTTTTGCTATCATATTAGGTTTACTCATATTCAAACTAAAACCTGCCAAATTCCCAAATTCCATGATTCTTTTTAATGCCTGTTCAATGCTTTCCTTTGGTTCCTCCATTGTAATTATtacatcatctgcaaatgccTTGATTTTATGGACATCTCGTCCAATTGTAATTCCTTTACAATGCTTGATGAAGGAATAAATAAGCAAGatgaaaaaatatttctatatgcAACCGCAGCCACAAGAATATTGATCGCCACATATTGGAAAAGACAAGATATACCAAAAATTAGTGAGTGGCAAGGGAAATTATTTAGCTATGTGGATCTAGCGAAATTAACTAATTCAATCAGGGGTAGTAGTAAACAGAAATTTGATCAAAGCTGGGGAAAATTTGGGGATTACATGAACAAACAATGCCCTACACTAAAATCCTGGATTTACTTCTAATGCTCTGTACTGTTCGCAAGGGTTATAAATACAAGAGAAAACATCAGGGAAGTTTATTATGGTAAGGGAAGCAGTAACTAGTTAAAAACTTAGCGAAACAGAGATGATGGCAAGTGGAAGTTTAAGGAAGGAGACGATAGTCTTGTTCGTTTGTTACGTTTGTGATGTTTATTTATTgtatgatttgttttattttatttaaggttGAGGAAAAGGATCAGACAAGAAAGCCTAGTggaattttgtattatattttatttatttttgtcaatTTGGTTATATGATAATTTGTATGATTTgtaagatttgttttgttttgttttgaatttcagTAAAaaatttttggaggggggggaaggtgtAGTATTCTACATCATTTTATATGCTTACAACAGGAGTTGGCAACCCTGGGCCAAATCAGGGGTTCTTCACCTTTCCATCTCATTCCTTGCAACCATGTGGCCCCAATCTTATCTCCATGGGTCACATCAGGTAGGCACAGGATTTCTAAAGGGACAAGGAAGGACACGCTGCAATTAAGATGGGAATCACACCTAGGGAAAATGCATTCAGTGTGGAAAAGGTGGAACATCACATTCCTTCCCCTTTTTAGTGCTTCTTTACTTGGGATAGGTGCCAACCAAGCTGGTGAAAGATGGAAGACATGCGTGTGTGCGAAAGGGAGAAAATACATAGGGCAGTGAGCTAAGTGTGCACATCCTTATTCGCCTGTGTGGACCTCCAACCAATTGAAAACTGAAACTGCAACCTTCTCCTTATGGATGATTCTTTGGTCCCAGGTATAACTtagcacaaaacaaaacagatattGTTTTAAGTTCCATTACCGTCCTCTATATTAATATGCATGATATTTTTGAACATAACAGTGCACAATAGGACTCATTCCTAGGTTGATGTGAAAGACTGAAGCCTAAATATGTACTTACGAGACAAATGCTGCAGAACAACTTGGACAAGTGTCTTCAACCATTTCatgaatttataccccacataaaGTTAAAACTGGGAGCTTCCTGCCAATGGCAGGtacaaaatgtaaataaatatttaagatgcaagtgaacaaaaaaaaaagactcacTTTATCCCTTTCCGAGTTATCAGCTTTTCTGAAGTGAAATTGAAAACCTCCGAAAAACGTTGCAACTTGTATTCCGTCATTCTGTGTGAAATTAAAAAAACCTCTACTTAATTTAAAATAAGTTATATTGATCTTTTTTCTGAAGCTTTGATTTAAAAAGCTAACTATCAAGCTCCAATCAGGTAATGTGTGTATCTAAATGTTAgtttaaagtactgtacagtcCATCACAGTTCCTTtacacagggagagagaaaaagaaaggatagaaaaagtagaagaaaagaaagaaaagagaaaatggcAAGTTACTTCTCTTCACCAAAAACCTTTCTGTATTCATACTTCAGTCACTTCAATATATACCAGTAGATCTTATTTAAACTCTTAGTAAAGGACTTCCACCACTTTCCCACACAGTTCTTAGCTATCTTATTTGAAAAAGCATCTGtcattcattaatttcttttccttaaacTCTTTCCTCATCTGTCAATTTTTTTGGGTTCTCTATATTCTTCACAAGGTTAATCTAGACACAACCAAAATTTTGTATTCGAGCCCTGTTTGCATAAATATTCATTCAAGCATTCCCATTGTTTCTGAATTATAGTCTTTGGTTTATGCCTTATTAAGTCCCGTCAGTTTTGCTAACTCCAGGTACTCGCATAATTTGCTTAACCATTCTCCCTTTGTTGGAATATAATTTCCTTTCCAATGACTTGCTACTAACATTCTCACtgccgttgttgcatacataaagatATTAATTTTATCTCTGGGAATATCATTACtcaaaattcctaataaatatgCTTCTGCCCTTTTGGTATATGATGCTTTTATcaattttttaatctcttcatggATCATACCCCAAAATTTCATGCCTGTGTATTCTGGAGGCCAACAGAGCAATTTATTTTCACcagctttttgtttttcatttctcacaTTTTTCCCTTTGAGAGACTTTCATACCCATGGCCCTGCTGTTGCATTCTTCCATTTATCTGCCAGTTCCTGGATGTCAGACAAGTCAGGGCTCAAATCACTTCCTTCTTGAAGCAAATAAATTcacttctattaaaaaaaaacaccttatacATTCCTGATCTAGCAGCTTCTGGTATATGGCAGTTAAAGACAGCTCAGTATTAAAACCTGTCTTCAAAAGGTAAAGAACTGAGAGTGTGAACACCTGGATGGAAACAACACCAAGTTTTCTGCAATCCTGGCACCACAGTCAGCTAGCAACACAGAATCTGATGCTGCAAAGAGAATCCTTTTAGGCAAAAGGGATTAACACTCTAGGTGAAGCCTTGATATCCATAATACAGCTGGATTAAAAGGTTTGGCACTCATTTTCTCTCCCTTTATCCTTATTTTTTTGACATTTGGGGAATGCTTGAAAGGGGCAAAACATTTCTCCACTGCCCCGCCAACCAGGCTAATGCTCCACGTTTATAGTCAACCTGCAGCAATGGAACAACAAAACAGGAAGCATCACTTCAGAAATGCATTAAAAGAATAAGTGGTGCATTAGCTGGAAGTGGATTGAAGATTCTCTCAAAAACGTTTTTAACAGTAAACTTGCAATACTGCAACTTAAGTCCACAGCAGCTGCATATTATGGTATGTATCTAATGCTTGATTTCAGTGTTGTGTAAGTACTAAATGGCACACGTGTTGCTCCCAACAGATTGAAGCATGTTAACAAGGCTCCTCCAGCCCTCTATGTGCACAGGCAGAAGAAGGGACAAAGCAACACTCTGTATGATTTTGCATGTGCCCAAGAAATATGCCCCCCCATAGATTCAAACCTATCTTAAAGCATTTAGTTTTATAATAGAATGTTTTTCTCATTTTGACAATTCCCATCTCAGTACTGCATCCTGTTAAAAGAATTACTCACTCATAATGAAAGCCAATGTCGTGGTTGCCAACAATAGCAATTAGCTCAATAGAGGCTGGATGCCTAAACATTTTCTGATAGCGTCTTACATCATCTGACCAGGCCTGCAGGAAAATGTAAAGGTTCTAACTGTATATAATATAATTTAAATAACTATTAATTTTTCATCACTATCATTAGTTATTGCAATTTGCCCCACAATTCTACTGTCAGTAACAGCCATATGGCATTACTGTTACCATGAGGTGGTTAAAAGCATATTATGGTTGTACAGCATTAATGCTGCAATAAGTCAGTAAGTGACCTGCAACAATGCATTTAAGCCCACATAAATAAATCAAAGTAATGTGAACACTGGGGCAAATCTTTCTCTCCTCAACCCCTAGCATGGCAACTTTGACATGGGCAGGACCATCCACGTGTCAATCATCTGAGGTCATGTGCTTGACGGGCAgaccaccccacccatctgtcaaagttggcctgtggAAATATTCCTAAACAATACTGAACTCCCCATACATCAGTCAAAGCATGAAAAACTGAGTCCTGCGTTTTGCAGCGGCATCTCCACCTGTCCTACATCCATCATTTGATGCCAGGTGAGTGCCTAGAGCACCTTTTTTTGCCTGAATGCCAGAAACTCCCCAcccatattaaaaaataaaaataaaaatcagtaacTCAGTAATATTTATCAAAATATAGCATCACACTTCTTTTTGCATGACTCTGAATAAGGGTTGTGACTAATTAGGCACTAATAAGGACACTGACTAACTGGACACTAATATTGACAAAGGGTAGAGTCTCACAATCCTTAACTGCTTAAGTCAACATAAATTGATTTTCAGAGTCTCTGTACATGCTAAATCAGTCATGTGACTCACTAAACCAAtattctgtatacctgaaggagcatctcccctCCATTGtccagctcggacactgaggtccaggtccgagggccttctagtggttccctcactgcaagatgtgaaactacagcacccgccctgtggaacacactcccatcagatgtcaaacagataaacaactatttgacttttagaagacatctgaaggcagccctgttcagtgaagtttttaaatgattgatgttttattgtttttaatattctgtggaaagccgcccagagtggctggggcaaagtAGGCagaatattattatcatcattatcatcatcatcatgcctaCAGCTGCAGCATTCTAAATAATGTGCTGAGTGGAAATCCAAGGTGGGATTCACCTAAAGAACCCTGTTGCAAgacctgcacaaggacttccaatTTTACAAAACTGgtcctggggctggggggggggggcagaacagtgCAGGGGGCtttcattccatctggcaagctggaatACTTGCATAGATGGAACAGTGCAATGTTTAATTCCACCTCAGCTTTtaacacacaaaaataatctACTCAGCACATTCACCTATAGTTTTAACTTGAcaacagcaaaagggggggggaacctatgcAGATACATTTTCAAATAGCCTCTATCTAGGTCAAGAGTGGGGAAGCGCTTTCATCTGGTGGGTCAAATCCAAATGTGACACATAGGTGGTCATAGCTGGCTAAAACAGCCCTGTGGGCCAAATTAGGAACTTTAGTGGGTCTAATCTGACCTATGGGTAAGAAGTTTCCAATGTTCAATCTAGGTTTTCCTCACTCGTCTTTGCTATAGACAGAAAATCCGATGGGTAGCTTACTGCTAGCTGATCAATGCCTACATGTTATTGATGCATCTCTCACCTCATCTTAAATTAAGCACTAGGAACGGCTGGCAAAAAAGCATAACATACAGATCTCTCCTAAAAGCACTGAAGCAACTGCCTGGTGCGTGCCAAATATGCCTGCAGGAACTACATAGTCCAATGTGCTACCTAGTAAAGCAGAATTTAAGGAAACTTGGCCCAATGACTTCCAAGTTCTTTAACTTAATTGCTACTGATCAGGATACTGGTTAGCAAAGATGACTGAACAACTAAGCTTTAAAAGAACTGTATTAGATTCCTGGTCTCATTCTTTTGTGCACAACACTTTCAATAAAATCCTATTTTGCTTCATGAACACTTTAATGTTTCACACAATACCAACCTGGGGAGAACTCCATTTCCCTTCATCAAAGACATCACCCAGGATAAAAACTATTTCTGGTTGCAGAAGCCAGAGAGCAGTTTGGAAGGCTCTCTCCATCTGCCATTCcctaagagaagaaaaaaaggggtaTCAGTTCAACATACTTAAGTGAATATTGTACCAATGTTGTACTTGTACCAATCTGGCCATGTTGacctgctttgctttgttttgtctcCACTATATTGGGTGGGTATTGTAGTCTGAGGTTTTCCTAAGGTAAACGTTTTAATTATGAGTCTTCATCCCACAAGTCTGAAGAGATGTGGTTGTATTGAAGGGCATGACTGTAATAGATTTTGTGATCCTTCTGAATGAAAGCTAGAAATATGTACAGGTTAGTGGTCAGGGGGTTTCATATATAACTATTAtgtaaacagcaacagcaaaaggcTTCTAAAAGTAATTTCCAAGTGATGCAAGTTTAAATATGGATTATTTTACATACATTTCTACCAAACTTTCTAACCATGAGGTTGAACCTTTGCAGTGGCAGACCATGGGGGTCTccaatttcagcggtgccctgtgtgatgctaaagaatcccatcaccaccacctctcaccttccattccccCTGAGGTGCCTCATCCCTAAATCCgcctaatttattttaaaactcaCGAGGCTGAAATTTTGCAATTTCAATTTgtgcactttttctttcttttttactgacTACTTGGACTGAAGCATACAAGGCATCTTGTCAGCTTGATAAAACACACTGCTTTAGTCACGTTTTCCTACACACAGATGTAGAATACTGGAAGTGCATACCGTAATTTGCCATCATGAGATCAAATAACCATCAAGCCTGGCTACACCCAGTCATTACCTCCTCTAACACAGTGAATGAACATGAATTATTTGTGTGAACTCTAAAGACTATATTTTAGCCTAGCAATAGTCAAGATATTACCATCCCATCAGTTGGGAACCAATTTTAATTGGTGAGACTATGAATGATTTTTGCTACTCAGCCAGCAATACCCCTGGCTCCTTCTTGAGCAGTTTGGATCTAGCATGCTTTATACCAGCTCAACTTAACCCCATGCTACAGTCTGCATTGTGCTCCCCAAAAGGTTGCAGAGCCtaagaaatgcaaaatgagtATTACTTAAAATATTACCATAAGAACAATTCCGGATTCTCGAATTTAAGAGAGTTTTCTGATAACAGTataaaacccattaaaaacatttcagaatACCTGagctttttatgtttttttggTTCTGGTGTGTTACAGCAACATGCAGTGAATTAGAAAATATTAAGAATAATGATTCCTTCAAACAATGAGTAATAGTTTATGATTatcaaatggttaaaaaaatcCACTTCTTTCAATAGATATATACTAATGTTCTGGCAATATTCAAATATGAATGAATGGATTAGCATGTAAATAAT from Zootoca vivipara chromosome 8, rZooViv1.1, whole genome shotgun sequence encodes:
- the MPPE1 gene encoding metallophosphoesterase 1 isoform X3, with protein sequence MALLRFRIPNSFLGKREGTFALKLLCFTFSVFIFCEFLIYYIVIIQCHWPQLEAQDPRATEKTSNSVLKAMFLSDTHLLGEIGGHWLDKLRREWQMERAFQTALWLLQPEIVFILGDVFDEGKWSSPQAWSDDVRRYQKMFRHPASIELIAIVGNHDIGFHYEMTEYKLQRFSEVFNFTSEKLITRKGINFVMVNSVALEGDGCIICRTAEAKLAELSHQLNCSLQEPSQSRKRCSDVDKLPSSAPILLQHYPLYRRSDAKCTGEDSAPLDKKNYIFKEKYDVVSKEASQKLLWWFHPRLILSGHTHSACEVLHNGKIPEISIPSFSWRNRNNPSFIVRLITKYKAV
- the MPPE1 gene encoding metallophosphoesterase 1 isoform X1, with protein sequence MALLRFRIPNSFLGKREGTFALKLLCFTFSVFIFCEFLIYYIVIIQCHWPQLEAQDPRATEKTSNSVLKAMFLSDTHLLGEIGGHWLDKLRREWQMERAFQTALWLLQPEIVFILGDVFDEGKWSSPQAWSDDVRRYQKMFRHPASIELIAIVGNHDIGFHYEMTEYKLQRFSEVFNFTSEKLITRKGINFVMVNSVALEGDGCIICRTAEAKLAELSHQLNCSLQEPSQSRKRCSDVDKLPSSAPILLQHYPLYRRSDAKCTGEDSAPLDKKNYIFKEKYDVVSKEASQKLLWWFHPRLILSGHTHSACEVLHNGKIPEISIPSFSWRNRNNPSFIVGSITPTDFSLYKCFLPFENTVLTIYCAAGAVLLVLVLAHFYPLVTPFHFVQRLITKYKAV